In Phaenicophaeus curvirostris isolate KB17595 chromosome 14, BPBGC_Pcur_1.0, whole genome shotgun sequence, a single genomic region encodes these proteins:
- the RIPOR1 gene encoding rho family-interacting cell polarization regulator 1 isoform X3: MGVEQRGCAQPAPLSARASPLASPGTWRPSRSHSTMSLSVRPQRRVLVTKINRSQSFAGVNSTADRPFRNLSPFTPTVSRKTGSRVSRMFSMSHKSPPPKVPQPNRLDEVYEALKKGLTAYLEVHQLELEKLSTQIRESKRNSRLGFLYDLDKQVKSIERFLRRLEFHASKIDELYEAYCIQRRLRDGAHNMVKAYSTGSPGSREARESLAEASKGYKEYTENMCLLENELESQLGEFHIRMKGLAGFARLCAGDQYEIFMKYGRQRWKLRGRIEVNSKQVWDSEEMVFLPLVTEFLSIKVTELKSLANHVVVGNVSCETKDLFAALPQVVAVDINDLGTLKLSLEVTWNPFDKDDQPSTASTVNKASTVNKRFSTYNQSPPDTPSLREQAFYSPERAADKHGWSLLDIFRETLFKKLSQSCSCSDVSSAELGRWPQQGRNMLRRQEELENGTAWSISSESSDDSSSPQLSGSARHAAHRPIVQPEVQASAPAIEISFSQQPEEAGAGPGASSVGVASAEIQPEEPGSRKKDVVANGHVPYSRTLSHISEASVDATMEAKAVESPWELAPSLDEAGTGEQDTDALPGASAAATTAKQDSGIEAKPRAAAAWTTSCAVEPSVAEPVQSQAPAHGGCSTRVPAAPAQAPTEERPSAAPPVLASVPEVLRGKAVDSGLEEAISLLGSALDDYRGQFPELQPLERELKRLEEMLLQKQGVFLSRASSISLTVEHALESFSFLNTSDMEDSEGSEEEPLQDERRAGRPPCGSRAPNAGETGADDTGMCSGSEASTDPMSTGNEFLDKALVLHLNNCNRLLLKLGTFGPLRCQETYALDRLMREAQVLEIVCQLTEERAGAAGSAAEVVQFSTRKEGVLPLWDCCVELPNVYTCPVERFLQVLSAQYAAPISERHPGLADTVCVKLVEDMLDRRLPRRPGSTQGERVTIFQYWSHFESLGALVLDTYMMELADEALLAQNLNSDDQDVVLRALKRMPEGRLKKEGLKALSLLLVEGNSKVVSAVSAQLRSLAENPRFRQRALVCFLEQLEDEEVQIRVAGCAALGCLKAKESIEQLIYLCQTDKEPVREAAKQSLMLCDGTERTI, encoded by the exons GGAGACCCTCCAGGTCACACTCAACGATGTCACTGTCTGTGCGCCCACAGCGCCGAGTCCTCGTCACCAAGATCAATAGGAGCCAGTCCTTCGCCGGAGTGAACTCGACGGCCGACCGGCCTTTCAG GAACCTCTCGCCCTTCACCCCCACCGTTTCCCGCAAGACTGGCTCCAGGGTCAGTAGGATGTTCTCAATGTCCCACAAATCCCCACCACCCAAGGTGCCTCAGCCTAACCGCCTGGACGAGGTGTATGAAGCTCTCAAGAAGGGCCTGAC AGCCTACCTGGAGGTGCACCAGCTGGAACTGGAGAAGCTTAGCACCCAGATCCGTGAATCCAAGAGGAATTCACGCTTG GGCTTTCTCTACGATCTGGATAAG CAAGTGAAGTCGATTGAGCGCTTCCTGCGTCGCCTGGAGTTTCATGCTAGCAAG ATAGATGAGCTCTATGAGGCTTATTGCATCCAGCGGCGGCTCCGTGATGGAGCCCACAACATGGTCAAGGCTTACAGCACGGGCTCCCCAGGCAGCCGGGAAGCACGCGAGAGCCTGGCTGAGGCCAGCAAGGGCTACAAGGAGTACACGGAG AATATGTGCCTGTTGGAGAACGAGCTGGAGAGCCAGCTGGGCGAGTTCCACATCCGCATGAAAG GACTGGCAGGCTTTGCCCGGCTCTGTGCTGGTGACCAGTATGAG ATCTTCATGAAATATGGAAGGCAGCGGTGGAAGCTGCGGGGGCGCATCGAGGTGAACAGCAAACAGGTGTGGGACAGCGAGGAAATGGTTTTCTTGCCCCTCGTCACTGAGTTCCTCTCCATCAAG gTGACGGAGCTAAAGAGCCTGGCTAACCATGTTGTGGTGGGCAATGTGTCCTGCGAGACCAAGGACCTctttgcagctctgccccaggTAGTGGCTGTGGATATCAACGACTTGGGCACCCTCAAACTCAGCCTGGAAGTGACCTGGAA ccccTTTGACAAGGACGACCAGCCCTCCACAGCCAGCACCGTCAACAAGGCCTCCACGGTGAACAAGAGGTTCTCCACCTACAACCAGAGCCCACCTGACACGCCGTCCCTGCGGGAACAGGCCTTCTAT AGCCCGGAGCGGGCAGCCGACAAACACGGCTGGTCGTTGCTGGACATCTTTCGGGAGACGCTCTTCAAGAAGCTGTctcagagctgctcctgcagcgATGTCTCCTCGGCTGAGCTTGGGAGATGGCCGCAGCAGGGCCGC AATATGCTGCGGCGtcaggaagagctggagaacGGCACAGCCTGGTCCATCTCCTCCGAGTCGTCGGACGactcctccagcccccagcTCTCCGGCAGCGCCCGCCATGCCGCACACAGGCCCATCGTGCAGCCTGAGGTGCAGGCTTCTGCGCCCGCCATCGAGATCTCCTTCTCCCAGCAGCCGGAGGAGGCCGGGGCTGGGCCCGGGGCCAGCAGTGTCGGTGTCGCCTCTGCTGAGATTCAACCGGAGGAGCCGGGAAGCCGTAAGAAGGATGTGGTGGCCAATGGGCACGTGCCCTACTCCAGGACTCTGAGCCACATCAGCGAGGCCAGCGTGGATGCCACGATGGAGGCCAAGGCTGTGGAGAGCCCTTGGGAGCTGGCGCCCAGCCTGGATGAGGCGGGGACGGGCGAGCAGGACACAGATGCCCTCCCTGGTGCCTCGGCGGCAGCCACCACAGCAAAACAGGACAGTGGCATCGAGGCCAAGCCCCGCGCTGCCGCGGCGTGGACCACCAGCTGTGCGGTGGAGCCCAGCGTGGCCGAGCCAGTGCAGAGTCAGGCACCGGCACACGGTGGCTGCAGCACCAGGGTCCCCGCAGCACCGGCACAAGCCCCCACGGAGGAGAGGCCCAGCGCGGCCCCGCCAGTGCTTGCCAGCGTCCCCGAGGTGCTGCGGGGCAAGGCAGTGGATTCGGGGCTGGAGGAGGCCATCAGCCTCCTGGGCTCGGCTCTGGATGACTACCGGGGGCAGttcccagagctgcagccccTCGAGCGGGAGCTCAAGCGCCTGGAGGAGATGTTGCTG cagaagCAAGGAGTCTTCCTCAGCCGGGCCTCCAGCATCAGCCTGACGGTGGAGCATGCACTGGAGAGCTTCAGCTTCCTCAACACTTCAGACATGGAGGACTcggagggctctgaggaagagcCTCTCCAAGATGAGAG GAGGGCTGGCAGACCCCCGTGCGGCAGCAGGGCCCCCAACGCTGGCGAAACGGGGGCAGATGACACTGGCATGTGCAGTGGCTCTGAGGCCAGCACCGACCCCATGAGTACTGGCAACGAGTTCCTGGATAAAGCCCTGGTGCTTCACCTCAACAACTGCAACCGCCTGCTGCTG AAGCTGGGCACCTTCGGTCCCCTGCGGTGCCAGGAGACGTATGCCCTGGACAGGCTGATGCGGGAGGCACAGGTGCTGGAGATCGTGTGCCAGCTGACAGAGGAGCGAGCAGGagcagctggctctgctgctgaag TGGTGCAGTTCTCAACACGGAAAGAGGGTGTGCTTCCCCTTTGGGACTGCTGCGTCGAGCTGCCCAATGTCTACACCTGCCCCGTTGAGCGGTTCCTGCAGGTGCTCAGTGCCCAGTACGCAGCACCCATCAGCGAGAGGCATCCTGGCCTGGCTGACACCG TATGTGTGAAACTGGTGGAGGACATGCTGGATCGACGGCTGCCCCGGCGGCCCGGCAGCACCCAGGGCGAGCGAGTCACTATCTTCCAGTACTGGAGCCACTTTGAGTCACTCGGTGCCCTGGTGCTTGACACCTACATGATGGAGCTGGCAGACGAAG cactgctggcacAGAACCTCAACTCGGATGACCAGGACGTGGTGCTGCGTGCCCTGAAGCGCATGCCCGAGGGCCGCCTGAAGAAGGAGGGACTGAAAGCGCTGAGCCTTCTCCTCGTGGAGGGCAACAGCAAGGTGGTGAGCGCTGTGTCAGCCCAGCTCCGTAGCCTGGCAGAAAACCCTCGCTTCCGCCAACGG GCTCTCGTGTGCTtcctggagcagctggaggatgAGGAGGTGCAGATACGCGTGGCTGGGTGTGCGGCGCTGGGCTGCCTGAAG GCCAAGGAGAGCATTGAGCAGCTGATTTACCTGTGCCAAACTGACAAGGAACCTGTGCGGGAGGCAGCCAAGCAGAGCCTgatgctgtgtg ATGGCACTGAGAGAACCATCTGA
- the RIPOR1 gene encoding rho family-interacting cell polarization regulator 1 isoform X4: MSLSVRPQRRVLVTKINRSQSFAGVNSTADRPFRNLSPFTPTVSRKTGSRVSRMFSMSHKSPPPKVPQPNRLDEVYEALKKGLTAYLEVHQLELEKLSTQIRESKRNSRLGFLYDLDKQVKSIERFLRRLEFHASKIDELYEAYCIQRRLRDGAHNMVKAYSTGSPGSREARESLAEASKGYKEYTENMCLLENELESQLGEFHIRMKGLAGFARLCAGDQYEIFMKYGRQRWKLRGRIEVNSKQVWDSEEMVFLPLVTEFLSIKVTELKSLANHVVVGNVSCETKDLFAALPQVVAVDINDLGTLKLSLEVTWNPFDKDDQPSTASTVNKASTVNKRFSTYNQSPPDTPSLREQAFYSPERAADKHGWSLLDIFRETLFKKLSQSCSCSDVSSAELGRWPQQGRNMLRRQEELENGTAWSISSESSDDSSSPQLSGSARHAAHRPIVQPEVQASAPAIEISFSQQPEEAGAGPGASSVGVASAEIQPEEPGSRKKDVVANGHVPYSRTLSHISEASVDATMEAKAVESPWELAPSLDEAGTGEQDTDALPGASAAATTAKQDSGIEAKPRAAAAWTTSCAVEPSVAEPVQSQAPAHGGCSTRVPAAPAQAPTEERPSAAPPVLASVPEVLRGKAVDSGLEEAISLLGSALDDYRGQFPELQPLERELKRLEEMLLQKQGVFLSRASSISLTVEHALESFSFLNTSDMEDSEGSEEEPLQDERRAGRPPCGSRAPNAGETGADDTGMCSGSEASTDPMSTGNEFLDKALVLHLNNCNRLLLKLGTFGPLRCQETYALDRLMREAQVLEIVCQLTEERAGAAGSAAEVVQFSTRKEGVLPLWDCCVELPNVYTCPVERFLQVLSAQYAAPISERHPGLADTVCVKLVEDMLDRRLPRRPGSTQGERVTIFQYWSHFESLGALVLDTYMMELADEALLAQNLNSDDQDVVLRALKRMPEGRLKKEGLKALSLLLVEGNSKVVSAVSAQLRSLAENPRFRQRALVCFLEQLEDEEVQIRVAGCAALGCLKAKESIEQLIYLCQTDKEPVREAAKQSLMLCGEDGKSAHRRLEETLDSLPRIFAPASMASTAF, from the exons ATGTCACTGTCTGTGCGCCCACAGCGCCGAGTCCTCGTCACCAAGATCAATAGGAGCCAGTCCTTCGCCGGAGTGAACTCGACGGCCGACCGGCCTTTCAG GAACCTCTCGCCCTTCACCCCCACCGTTTCCCGCAAGACTGGCTCCAGGGTCAGTAGGATGTTCTCAATGTCCCACAAATCCCCACCACCCAAGGTGCCTCAGCCTAACCGCCTGGACGAGGTGTATGAAGCTCTCAAGAAGGGCCTGAC AGCCTACCTGGAGGTGCACCAGCTGGAACTGGAGAAGCTTAGCACCCAGATCCGTGAATCCAAGAGGAATTCACGCTTG GGCTTTCTCTACGATCTGGATAAG CAAGTGAAGTCGATTGAGCGCTTCCTGCGTCGCCTGGAGTTTCATGCTAGCAAG ATAGATGAGCTCTATGAGGCTTATTGCATCCAGCGGCGGCTCCGTGATGGAGCCCACAACATGGTCAAGGCTTACAGCACGGGCTCCCCAGGCAGCCGGGAAGCACGCGAGAGCCTGGCTGAGGCCAGCAAGGGCTACAAGGAGTACACGGAG AATATGTGCCTGTTGGAGAACGAGCTGGAGAGCCAGCTGGGCGAGTTCCACATCCGCATGAAAG GACTGGCAGGCTTTGCCCGGCTCTGTGCTGGTGACCAGTATGAG ATCTTCATGAAATATGGAAGGCAGCGGTGGAAGCTGCGGGGGCGCATCGAGGTGAACAGCAAACAGGTGTGGGACAGCGAGGAAATGGTTTTCTTGCCCCTCGTCACTGAGTTCCTCTCCATCAAG gTGACGGAGCTAAAGAGCCTGGCTAACCATGTTGTGGTGGGCAATGTGTCCTGCGAGACCAAGGACCTctttgcagctctgccccaggTAGTGGCTGTGGATATCAACGACTTGGGCACCCTCAAACTCAGCCTGGAAGTGACCTGGAA ccccTTTGACAAGGACGACCAGCCCTCCACAGCCAGCACCGTCAACAAGGCCTCCACGGTGAACAAGAGGTTCTCCACCTACAACCAGAGCCCACCTGACACGCCGTCCCTGCGGGAACAGGCCTTCTAT AGCCCGGAGCGGGCAGCCGACAAACACGGCTGGTCGTTGCTGGACATCTTTCGGGAGACGCTCTTCAAGAAGCTGTctcagagctgctcctgcagcgATGTCTCCTCGGCTGAGCTTGGGAGATGGCCGCAGCAGGGCCGC AATATGCTGCGGCGtcaggaagagctggagaacGGCACAGCCTGGTCCATCTCCTCCGAGTCGTCGGACGactcctccagcccccagcTCTCCGGCAGCGCCCGCCATGCCGCACACAGGCCCATCGTGCAGCCTGAGGTGCAGGCTTCTGCGCCCGCCATCGAGATCTCCTTCTCCCAGCAGCCGGAGGAGGCCGGGGCTGGGCCCGGGGCCAGCAGTGTCGGTGTCGCCTCTGCTGAGATTCAACCGGAGGAGCCGGGAAGCCGTAAGAAGGATGTGGTGGCCAATGGGCACGTGCCCTACTCCAGGACTCTGAGCCACATCAGCGAGGCCAGCGTGGATGCCACGATGGAGGCCAAGGCTGTGGAGAGCCCTTGGGAGCTGGCGCCCAGCCTGGATGAGGCGGGGACGGGCGAGCAGGACACAGATGCCCTCCCTGGTGCCTCGGCGGCAGCCACCACAGCAAAACAGGACAGTGGCATCGAGGCCAAGCCCCGCGCTGCCGCGGCGTGGACCACCAGCTGTGCGGTGGAGCCCAGCGTGGCCGAGCCAGTGCAGAGTCAGGCACCGGCACACGGTGGCTGCAGCACCAGGGTCCCCGCAGCACCGGCACAAGCCCCCACGGAGGAGAGGCCCAGCGCGGCCCCGCCAGTGCTTGCCAGCGTCCCCGAGGTGCTGCGGGGCAAGGCAGTGGATTCGGGGCTGGAGGAGGCCATCAGCCTCCTGGGCTCGGCTCTGGATGACTACCGGGGGCAGttcccagagctgcagccccTCGAGCGGGAGCTCAAGCGCCTGGAGGAGATGTTGCTG cagaagCAAGGAGTCTTCCTCAGCCGGGCCTCCAGCATCAGCCTGACGGTGGAGCATGCACTGGAGAGCTTCAGCTTCCTCAACACTTCAGACATGGAGGACTcggagggctctgaggaagagcCTCTCCAAGATGAGAG GAGGGCTGGCAGACCCCCGTGCGGCAGCAGGGCCCCCAACGCTGGCGAAACGGGGGCAGATGACACTGGCATGTGCAGTGGCTCTGAGGCCAGCACCGACCCCATGAGTACTGGCAACGAGTTCCTGGATAAAGCCCTGGTGCTTCACCTCAACAACTGCAACCGCCTGCTGCTG AAGCTGGGCACCTTCGGTCCCCTGCGGTGCCAGGAGACGTATGCCCTGGACAGGCTGATGCGGGAGGCACAGGTGCTGGAGATCGTGTGCCAGCTGACAGAGGAGCGAGCAGGagcagctggctctgctgctgaag TGGTGCAGTTCTCAACACGGAAAGAGGGTGTGCTTCCCCTTTGGGACTGCTGCGTCGAGCTGCCCAATGTCTACACCTGCCCCGTTGAGCGGTTCCTGCAGGTGCTCAGTGCCCAGTACGCAGCACCCATCAGCGAGAGGCATCCTGGCCTGGCTGACACCG TATGTGTGAAACTGGTGGAGGACATGCTGGATCGACGGCTGCCCCGGCGGCCCGGCAGCACCCAGGGCGAGCGAGTCACTATCTTCCAGTACTGGAGCCACTTTGAGTCACTCGGTGCCCTGGTGCTTGACACCTACATGATGGAGCTGGCAGACGAAG cactgctggcacAGAACCTCAACTCGGATGACCAGGACGTGGTGCTGCGTGCCCTGAAGCGCATGCCCGAGGGCCGCCTGAAGAAGGAGGGACTGAAAGCGCTGAGCCTTCTCCTCGTGGAGGGCAACAGCAAGGTGGTGAGCGCTGTGTCAGCCCAGCTCCGTAGCCTGGCAGAAAACCCTCGCTTCCGCCAACGG GCTCTCGTGTGCTtcctggagcagctggaggatgAGGAGGTGCAGATACGCGTGGCTGGGTGTGCGGCGCTGGGCTGCCTGAAG GCCAAGGAGAGCATTGAGCAGCTGATTTACCTGTGCCAAACTGACAAGGAACCTGTGCGGGAGGCAGCCAAGCAGAGCCTgatgctgtgtg GAGAAGATGGTAAATCAGCTCACCGGCGGCTGGAGGAGACCCTGGACAGCCTCCCGAGGATCTTTGCACCAGCCAGCATGGCCAGTACAGCTTTCTGA